The following coding sequences lie in one Candidatus Neptunochlamydia sp. REUL1 genomic window:
- the typA gene encoding translational GTPase TypA, with the protein MYPPEKIRNIAIIAHIDHGKTTLLDCLLAQAEIFRENEAIPERAMDSNELEKERGITIFAKHTSLFVGECKINIIDTPGHADFSGEVERVLGMVNCVLLIIDAAEGPMPQTRFVLSQALKMGINPIVVLNKIDKPHADPENALNKTFDLFVELGASDEQLDFSYCYASAIGGYAFLNEEDPQENMKPLFDLVIEKVPHPPGNLEVPFLMQASTISHSDFLGRQATGRILEGVVRKGDPFTLIEKGGRPTQHKVTRIDGYHGLKKVELEEAGVGDIVSISGAPDVMIGDTLCNPNHIQQLPSIELGEPTLSVEISVNSGPFVGRDGKHVTMNKIRERLLHEKKSNISLNVEEVEGREDAIQVAGRGELHLSILIEAMRREGYEFLVSKPRVILKENKDEPIERTHIEVPEEFSGTVIEEINRRKGEMLNFHTNEHNITTLEFSLPTRGLIGYRNDFLTVTRGLGILTSVFDSYGPYRGEIAGRKNGALISMNQGKVTGYACFNLQSRGTIFVKPSDDVYEGMIIGENSRDNDLVVNITREKQLTNVRASGTDESLTLTPPTVLTLEQAIDFIQDDEFVEVTPNHIRLRKKVLSETQRKSSSRK; encoded by the coding sequence ATGTATCCTCCAGAAAAAATTCGTAATATTGCGATTATTGCCCATATTGACCATGGGAAAACGACTCTCCTCGACTGCCTCCTGGCGCAAGCTGAGATATTTCGAGAAAATGAAGCCATACCTGAAAGGGCAATGGACTCCAACGAGCTTGAAAAAGAACGTGGAATCACGATTTTTGCAAAACATACGAGCTTATTTGTTGGTGAATGCAAGATTAATATTATCGACACCCCTGGCCATGCAGATTTCTCAGGAGAAGTAGAGCGGGTTTTAGGGATGGTCAATTGTGTCCTACTAATTATCGACGCTGCTGAGGGACCGATGCCTCAAACGCGGTTCGTCCTTTCTCAAGCGTTAAAGATGGGGATTAATCCCATCGTTGTTTTGAATAAAATTGATAAGCCTCATGCTGATCCTGAAAATGCGCTCAATAAAACGTTTGATCTTTTCGTAGAGCTAGGAGCTAGCGATGAGCAGCTCGACTTCTCTTACTGCTATGCTTCCGCTATTGGAGGATATGCCTTTCTCAATGAAGAGGATCCTCAAGAGAATATGAAACCATTATTTGATTTAGTGATCGAAAAAGTTCCTCATCCTCCTGGGAATTTAGAAGTTCCTTTTCTGATGCAGGCGAGTACGATTTCTCATAGTGATTTCTTGGGACGGCAGGCGACAGGTCGGATCCTTGAAGGAGTTGTCAGAAAGGGAGATCCCTTTACACTGATTGAAAAGGGGGGCCGCCCAACCCAACATAAAGTAACGCGGATTGATGGATATCATGGCCTCAAGAAAGTGGAACTTGAAGAGGCTGGAGTAGGAGATATCGTAAGCATTTCTGGCGCTCCCGATGTAATGATTGGAGACACTCTATGCAACCCCAACCATATTCAGCAACTCCCATCGATAGAACTTGGAGAGCCTACTCTGTCTGTTGAGATTTCAGTGAACTCCGGCCCCTTTGTAGGAAGAGATGGAAAGCATGTCACGATGAATAAAATTCGTGAGAGGCTCCTTCATGAAAAAAAATCCAATATTTCCTTGAATGTTGAAGAGGTTGAAGGAAGAGAAGATGCGATTCAAGTGGCAGGGAGAGGAGAGCTGCATCTTTCGATCCTTATTGAAGCCATGCGTCGAGAAGGCTATGAGTTTCTTGTTTCAAAGCCCCGTGTAATTCTGAAAGAGAATAAAGATGAGCCGATTGAGCGTACGCATATCGAAGTTCCCGAAGAATTCTCCGGTACGGTTATTGAAGAGATTAACCGTCGCAAGGGAGAGATGCTTAACTTCCACACGAACGAGCATAACATTACGACTCTAGAGTTTTCCCTCCCTACCAGAGGCCTCATTGGATATCGAAACGATTTTTTAACAGTGACACGAGGGCTGGGAATTCTAACTTCAGTTTTTGATTCGTATGGCCCCTACCGAGGGGAAATTGCGGGTCGGAAGAATGGAGCCCTTATTTCCATGAATCAGGGGAAAGTAACCGGTTATGCCTGCTTTAATCTGCAGAGCCGAGGGACAATTTTCGTAAAGCCGAGTGACGATGTTTACGAGGGGATGATTATTGGAGAAAATAGTCGAGATAATGATTTAGTGGTCAACATCACTCGAGAAAAACAGCTTACAAATGTGCGTGCTTCCGGCACAGATGAAAGTTTGACTCTCACTCCCCCAACCGTGCTTACTCTTGAGCAGGCAATTGATTTCATACAAGATGATGAGTTTGTTGAGGTGACTCCCAATCATATCCGTCTTAGAAAGAAAGTGCTCAGTGAGACTCAGCGGAAATCTTCTTCTCGCAAATAA